From Erythrobacter sp. YJ-T3-07:
CATCGCGGTAGAGGATCGCGAGATCGGGACGATAGGTGAAACGCGGCCCGCCGAATGCGATGTCGAATTTGTAGGGATGGCATTTGAACTGGACGATGTTGCCATCGACTTCGCACTGCATGGCGAGCAGTTCCTCTCCCCTTCCCTCGCCGACTTCCGTCATTCCGGTCTTCACCGACGGCATGCGGAAACGCAGATGGAGACCTCCGCGCGTCACCACTGGTCTCTCCGTCCCGCCGTGGCGGAACACCACGATGTGGCCGAGCGGAGGATTATCGGTCTCGCCAGTGCCGGTCCGAACAAGCCGGCGTCCGTCCGCTGGCTGGGTTTCATCCCGAAGATCGGGGATGGCCTGAGATCTTTGCGGATGGCTGATGGTCACGACACGGACCTCCCGCTGACCGGGGTCCACCGCCAAGGGGAGGTGCGCCGCGAACGCATCGCCGAGATGCTCGGGTGTCGGTTCCATCGCGGCATCGGCGGGATGGAGCGGGCTGAACCAACTCGCGTAGCGGTGAGATCCGCCCGAACGTAGTTCGTGTGCCCATCTTCCGCATTTTTCCGCTCGGCAGATCCGCGATCATGATCGCGCTCTGAATGCTCGCTATCAGCGAACGGGCATTCACCCTTCGGCTTACTATTGTTCGCCGGTGGTTCGATCTCAATGCTCATACGCACAACTCCCTTAGTGCGTTGGCATTTAGAAAGTGCGTTTCAGAAAAGCAAGGAGATTCGCATTGGCATGTAGAATTTTTGTGTTAACTCGGCAGGTATGGATGAGAACACGACGTCAGCATCTTCGCTCGCCCGCCACTGGCATATGGTGGCAAGCGAGACATGAAAGGCGGCGCATCGGTGTCGCTGCCCAGCTCGCTCCCGGCCACTGATGAAGAGGAGTGGAAGCTACTATCACCTTCCCGGCGCGATCTGGCGCGACGTCGGATCGATGCGATAGAAGGGTGGCGCGACGGGGAACTCGACATTGAAGAGGCATGCCGAACTGCGAACGTGAGCATCAGTCGCTTTTACAGGCTTGCGGCTGCCTGGCGCGACCACCCATCGCTTGGTTCTCTCGCGGTGCGCCGAGGGTCAGGCGCGTCAGCTCGGGCTCGACCGTCCAAAGGGGAGGTCGTGAACGCCCTTCAAGCCGTTGTTGGTAAGGTCGTTCGCGCCCACGCCGATGCGTCTGTCGCCCAGTTGACCCGCCACATGGTCGAAGCAGCTGGAGTTGATCCAACCTCCGCGCCGAGCCCAATGGTCTTGCGCCGTATCGTCGAGACAGAGATTCGGCGCGTCAAGGCTACGGGCGAGGCAGGTCACGCTCTGCGCTTCGATTGTTCGGCTATCAGCGCCCCGCAGGGGGATGGTCGGCCTTGGATCTTGTTCGTCGTTCTCGACGTGGGCACGCGGATGATACTCGGCTGGCATGTCGCGGAGAGCGCCGTAGCGCTCCCAGGCTATCAGCGAGCGGCTCGCGATGCCCTGGCGAAACTTGACGATCTGTCTCCACCGACCTGGGCAAGGCGACTGACCGAGGTGGAAATCAAGTCCGGGCTCGACAAGGAAGCGACTGCCAAGCTTGTCGAGCGCCTTGACGCAGCCATATCCGGCAATGTCCAGCACGCAGACAGCGACGCTCGCTTCGGTCGATATTTTAAGAAGCTGGTGGGCGGCAAGCTTGGTCTCCTCACCCTGACACCGGCAAGGACGTTGCGCGGAGATGCCCTGCCTCCGAACGGGGACATGACCCCTTGGTCGCGTTCGGAGCTTGAGGCCCATTTCGCCATCAGGGCAGCGGAGTATAATGATGAGGTCATGCGAGAGAAGCAGCCTCTAGCTTCCGACGCCTTGAGCGAGATCCCTGCGGAAGTGCTCGAACTCCTTCATATGGTTGCCGAGCCACAATGAATCGCCTCTGACATCGGGCGACCTTGGCTTCGGACTCAGCCTACGGCAATGTCGAAGGAAACCTGGTTGTATCCACAACGACGGTTGTGATCGCTGACGGCCTGGTCGATTGTCGCCATTGCGAAATCTTCACTGATCGCCTCGTCCTGCCGGGAGAGGTTGGCCGCGGAGGTCTTCAACGCCTTCTGGATCTGAAACACGACGCGAATATCCGCTAGCGCGCCTCCGAAGGTCTGTGACATGATCCGCTGGAGCGACCGCGGGTGGCTCTTCAAGTCATCGAGGCCATTTACGCCCAGTGATCGGCGTGCCTCTTTTAGGTCATTCGGACTTAAGAGCAGTGGCCGGGCCATCGCCTTCGTCGAACGCTTACGAAGCAGATCATCGACCAAGTCCCTAACAGAGGCTGGCCGTGCCGGGTCGAAGGACACACGATGGGCGAGGATGCACTTTTCCGGCAACGCTACCGCCACAAGGACGAGTGGAAAGGTATCGGGATGCGCCTTCACCACCAACCGCGGCCACATTCGGCCAACCACGATGCGGGGAGCGCCCTCCGCATTCGCGGCTTGGGCATGTCGCTGGCGTATCCAGTTGTAGATCGTTGGGCGGGACGGTGGCTTGGCTCCGACTTCGACGCAGCGCTGTTCGACGATCGGCGCCACTTTCGTCAGTTGCGCATCAGCGCCGCTTGCCTCGATGACTTCTGTCGCGATCGCCTTGGCACGTGGGTCGATGCCGTAGTTGCGCGTCGCTCTTCCCCGCTTGGTCACTACGAGCATCGTCGCATTCCGGTGTTCGCACCATGCCTTGACCAGCCGCTGAAACTGGTAACGCGTTATCCCGATCGAGCGAGCGAGGCGAATGGCATCCTCGCCGGTCGGAGACGGCAAGCTCAGATACTTGTCTATGGCGGCTAACCTGCGCTTGGCCTCGGGCACGCGCGTCGGCTCGATACCGGCAAAATCCGGTTCAGGCATTTTTCCACTCCTAACTATTACAACTGCAAACTTTGGCTCATTCCACTCCCCTCCACCCCAAGAGGGTTGTCGGGCGTCTGCGACCGCGCGCGTTCACCGCACCTCGGTGCGACGGCCATTGAATGGATCGGAAGGTCCGGTAAGAAGTTCGAATGTCGGCACTTCTTCTTCTCGCAGCCGCAGTCGTGCCGGCCGGCGAGGCTTTCACCTGCACCCCCGAAGCCGTGTGGGACGGCGATGGGCCTGTATGGTGCGAAGAAGGTCCTCGTATCCGGCTCGCCGGCATTGCAGCGCGCGAGCTCGACGGCTCCTGTTCCGATGGTCACCCCTGCCCCGCAGCCGACGCGATGGTGGCGCGCGACGCATTGGTCGACTTGATCGGCCGCCCCACCGGCACCGGGCGCCACGGTCATGTCCTCGTAGCGGGTCCTGCGATGCGATGTGTTTCGACCGGTTCTGCAGGAGGCGATCGGACAGGCGCGTGGTGCATCTCGCCGAAGTCCGGTGACCTGTCTTGTGCTATGGTCCGCGGAGGTTGGGCAGCTCGGTGGGACCGGTATTGGGGGAGGCACGAATGTCGCTGAGGGATTGGAGTGATCGGCAAGGCGAAGAGCCCAACTGGTCGATCAGGCTGGAGTTCGGGCTGGTCGCCGCGCTTGTGCTTGGATCACTGGTCATTGCAGTTGTCTCGCTCGTGTGGGCGGCCGCTGCTTCGGCCCATCCCGGAGGTCTCGCGGCCGACGGATGTCACAATGATCGCAAGAACGGTGGTCGTCATTGCCACCGCGCTCAGGCCCCACCAGCACGGGAGCGTCCGCCAGCAAGCGGGGCTGTATACTATGCGAATTGCGCCGCGGCGCGTGCTGCGGGGGCAGCACCCGTCAGGAGAGGCGACCCGGGATATGCCAGGCACCTTGATCGCGATGGCGATGGTATCGGCTGTGAGTAGTTTTGGCTCGCGAGCGGGATGGTCGACGTGAAGGGTTTTTGGCGCAGGCTCGCCGAACTCGCATCTGCTCCGACAGCGGAAACCCCGCGGCACCCTCCCTCGCAACCCGAGATCTCTACGCGTTGCGCGCTCGACTTCTTCTCCGATCGGTTTCTCACCATACGAGATCTTGGCTTTTTCGGGCAGTTTTCCCGCTCGCCGAATGGCCGCTATGTCGTTGGCTGGTCGGATCGCAGTCCGGATGGCAGTAGGGGCGGCCACCGGTATGACGGAGAGGGGCGATGGATTCTGCTCGAGGGCGATCGCCTGATTGCACAAGGCAACCTTCAGCGTCCCCAGGACGGGAAGGTCGCCGACGACGGCACGGTATTGATAAGCGACTGGTTGTTCGGGGATGGGCTCGACGGAGTGCTTGCTGGCTTTTCGAGCGAGGGACGGCAGCTTCTACACTACGCCCTAGCGGCCAACATCGACGATCACGCACTCTCTCCTGACGGAAGGACGGCGATCTGCCGGACGCTCAATTCTCCGGGGAGCAGTGATAGTTGCAAGCTGATCCTGTTTGATGTGCATGCGGGACGGGAACTCGCCCGATGGGATCCGGAATCCGTATCCATAGCCGGCTATGAATTCGATACCGATGCTGACCTGGTTCACGTCGTCACGGCGGACGGAGATCGCGCGGGTTATGACTTCACCGGTCGATTGGTGAATGCCACTGAGTGGCAGCGCGCTCGGATTGGACGCGGTGACCTCAACGTGATCAAGTCCGCCATCGAGCAGGCCGGGTCAGATGCTGCGTCCGAAGACATCGCGGCGATTCTGCAGGGCCTCGCCGTAGCATGCAGCACCGACGCTGATTGGCTTCGTGCAAGAGCCTTTAGAGCAAAGGGCGAACTACTCGAGAAACTGGGTCGCGATGCCGAAGCGTTGGAAGCGTATGACAGCGCGCTGTTGCTTGACCCTCAGGTTGGCGTTTTCAGGCGTTCGGAAAAGTTGCGGCGCGCAGTTGGGGGGACGTCGAAGACGAAGCCACCGCCCAAGGGACGTCTGGAAAAGCAGGCTGACCGGTTCGGCATGAAGCATGAGGTCATCGAACTTGAAAAGGGCGAAAACAAGCTATGGAGGAGTGCCGCCTTCCGCGAATGGACGTCGATCGAGAATGCCGCGCTAGAGCATTACCTCGATGGAGGGTGGAGTGGGGCCGCAACCGAAGGAGGCTTGATCCTCACGGTTATCAAGGCCGCGTCCTTCGCTAAGCTGGTGGAGCGTAACGCCGATACCTACATCGAGGCGCTGTATGCGCAGAACGTCGCGTTCGATGAGGATCGATATGCCATCGGCGATCTGCTGGCGAGCGTCAGGCGAGCGGACATCGGGCAGCTGCGAAGGAACTGGGCTCTGATATCCAAGCGTTCAGGGGAAGCCCCTGCATTCTATCCAGGCGTCTGGTGGGATGGCGTGGAAGGCCTCTTCAAGGCGCTCGGCAACGAACGCCTCGCCGCCATTGCGGATCGTTTTTCTTCTGCGCCCTACGACCTGAGGGCGGGCTGGCCGGATCTCACGCTCTGGCGCGGCGACGAGGTTCGGTTCGTCGAGGTCAAAGGCCCCTCTGACTCCATACACGCAAGCCAGGCGCGACTAGTCCGCGATTTGCTCAATCCGTTGGCGCATCACGTGACGCTAGCAGAAATCATACAGGCCACATGACCTTGGAGATGCGTGAACGTGAGAGAAATAAACACTCACTTCTTGTTCTTCCTCCAAGGAAACACCTCATGTTTACGGTCGAGCCAGACAAGGTAGAATACCGATTCCTCGATCACGCCATGCATTCGCGCTGTGTTGCTTCGATCTACTCGGATCTCATGCATTCGGTAGTCCTTCCCGATCGTGTCGGGTCTCGTAAAACGCTTCGCCGGTCGCACTTCGCCTCGATGCGGAGAGCAAAGGCTGGAATTTCGAAGTGTCGTGACATCCATCGTTCGCAGTTTCTCGACGACACCGACGAAGCTCTTGAGATCAGCCTTGTTCCAGCTCGAAAGGCATTCCGTCTCTGCCCTGTAATGGGCGAAACTCACCGTTACCCCTTCATGATCTTCTAATGACCCCAAGGACGGGCGGGGATCTTGCCGGTCGGTGCGCATACGGCCCTGCTCGGAGTTATGCGGCATCCTTGATCTTCTCCCTGTAGAAGCTCTTCATGGCGGTCTTGGGGATGACCCTGTCGCTGGGTGCCAGAGGTGCGAGGCCCTTTCGAGCGGTGTGCCAGGGGCCGCCGGGCTCCTTGGCGAGTTCGTCCAGCTTGAACGGCATGTAGCAGCCATAATCCCTCTGGATGCATTCTAGCATCTCGAGTTTGCTACCCTTGATCGTGCGGCTGTTCTCGATGTCCGGTAGGCTCGCGACATCCATGCGCTCGAAGCGCTCGTAGATCGCGGGAATTATGGGACCTGTGCCCCAGGCTTCGAATTCCTCTTCGAACATTTCGTGTCCGGTGTTCGCCAGATACCAGGCTTGTGCGAAATAAAGGAGCCGGTGGACAACGTCGGTGGTGATGACTTCACCCATCCTTCGGTCGATCCGATTGATAAACCAATCTGCGACATCGTGGGCATCGATCTTACGGGCCATATCTTCCATCTCTTTGTTTTCCTTTCCAAGATGAACTTCAATCCCGAAA
This genomic window contains:
- a CDS encoding excalibur calcium-binding domain-containing protein, which produces MSLRDWSDRQGEEPNWSIRLEFGLVAALVLGSLVIAVVSLVWAAAASAHPGGLAADGCHNDRKNGGRHCHRAQAPPARERPPASGAVYYANCAAARAAGAAPVRRGDPGYARHLDRDGDGIGCE
- a CDS encoding VRR-NUC domain-containing protein; amino-acid sequence: MVDVKGFWRRLAELASAPTAETPRHPPSQPEISTRCALDFFSDRFLTIRDLGFFGQFSRSPNGRYVVGWSDRSPDGSRGGHRYDGEGRWILLEGDRLIAQGNLQRPQDGKVADDGTVLISDWLFGDGLDGVLAGFSSEGRQLLHYALAANIDDHALSPDGRTAICRTLNSPGSSDSCKLILFDVHAGRELARWDPESVSIAGYEFDTDADLVHVVTADGDRAGYDFTGRLVNATEWQRARIGRGDLNVIKSAIEQAGSDAASEDIAAILQGLAVACSTDADWLRARAFRAKGELLEKLGRDAEALEAYDSALLLDPQVGVFRRSEKLRRAVGGTSKTKPPPKGRLEKQADRFGMKHEVIELEKGENKLWRSAAFREWTSIENAALEHYLDGGWSGAATEGGLILTVIKAASFAKLVERNADTYIEALYAQNVAFDEDRYAIGDLLASVRRADIGQLRRNWALISKRSGEAPAFYPGVWWDGVEGLFKALGNERLAAIADRFSSAPYDLRAGWPDLTLWRGDEVRFVEVKGPSDSIHASQARLVRDLLNPLAHHVTLAEIIQAT
- a CDS encoding Panacea domain-containing protein — protein: MEDMARKIDAHDVADWFINRIDRRMGEVITTDVVHRLLYFAQAWYLANTGHEMFEEEFEAWGTGPIIPAIYERFERMDVASLPDIENSRTIKGSKLEMLECIQRDYGCYMPFKLDELAKEPGGPWHTARKGLAPLAPSDRVIPKTAMKSFYREKIKDAA